The Thaumasiovibrio subtropicus genome window below encodes:
- a CDS encoding DUF4265 domain-containing protein yields the protein MNELVKVKFELEPENTLNSSTETLWAMPLGNNLYRLQNSPFGAYGYSYEDVVIAEGTGIPTVVGLYENSGRSTYRALLGVGVLEAKEFKKVWGKLESIGCTYEGLESNLLSIDVPPDADIFEAYSYLEAGEKAGLWDFEEAKCAHNTEA from the coding sequence GTGAATGAATTAGTAAAAGTTAAATTTGAACTAGAGCCTGAGAACACGCTGAACTCCTCTACAGAAACACTGTGGGCTATGCCTCTTGGAAACAACTTATATAGGCTTCAGAACTCGCCGTTTGGTGCATATGGTTATAGTTATGAAGATGTTGTTATCGCGGAAGGGACTGGAATACCAACCGTGGTAGGACTGTATGAAAATTCAGGTCGCTCCACCTACAGGGCTTTGTTGGGAGTGGGAGTGTTAGAAGCCAAGGAATTTAAGAAAGTCTGGGGCAAATTAGAAAGTATAGGTTGCACCTATGAAGGCTTAGAATCCAATTTGCTATCTATCGATGTGCCACCTGATGCTGACATTTTCGAAGCGTATAGTTACTTGGAGGCAGGAGAAAAGGCAGGTTTATGGGATTTTGAAGAAGCAAAGTGTGCACATAACACCGAAGCCTAA